From the genome of Triticum aestivum cultivar Chinese Spring chromosome 1A, IWGSC CS RefSeq v2.1, whole genome shotgun sequence:
GAGTAACATGTTCGATTACATGTACACGCTTTCAGTGCGCTCTGGGGCTGGCGGTGTGCTCGGCGTGCCGCGGCCCAGGCTACCGCCGGTGCCGCGCCGGAGAACATCCTGGGCACCGTCCGCGTGTCGTGCCCCCACGCCGCTCACGGCTGCGGCGCCATGCTGGCCTACTACGACCTGCACCAGCACCGAATGACGTGCGCCAACGCGCCGTGCGCGCGCTGCCCTTTGGGCACATGCTGTTTCGTCGGCCCAATGGCAGAGCTCCTGGACCACTTCATCACCCTGCACGAGCTGCCGCTGACCGCCGAGGACCGCGCCGGGAAGAGCTTCGGCATCGACCTCCTTGACGGCTTCAACGTCGTCTCCACGACGGTCCGCGACGGCGCCGACCAGCACTTGCTCCTGCTAAACGTTGTGCGCCAGCCGTTTGGTCGCGGGATCGCCGCGGTCTGCGTGCGGCCTCCGCCCGCtgccaccgcgtcgtcgtcgtcgtcctcggcagCGGCCGCGTCCAAGACGGTGGTACTCGAGCTCCGCTACTCGGTCAATCGCCATTACCAAGAATCTGCATTCGATGTGCCTTTCGCGGATCTCGCCGATGGGTTCCTGGAAGACGACGAGTCGGCCCAGTTCATCGTGCCCAAGTCTGTTCATCCGGACGACCAGGCTACTATGCTCCTCATGGCCTTCATTTCCATCAAATAGATCAGTCATCAGCCGACTATCTTATCTTATTCTTATCTCATCTGATTTATCGTGGAGGCTTGATGAGTAGTAGTATCAGTTAGTCCATAGGCGCATTTCCGCTTGAGCTAGCACCAttatattttttttccaaaaaaaatggaTACATTTCCATCAAATAGACTGGTCATCAATCGACATGTTATCTTATCTTGTCTGATTTATTATGAAAGCTTAAGGAGCAGTATCAGTTACTCtttctgtcccataatataagaacattttttacaCTAGGGTAGAGTCAAAAatactcttatattatgagacgaagggagtagttCATAGGAGCATTTccagtttttttttgaaagaataTCGGCCTTTATTAATCAAGCAAACATATTACAGAGAGTCTCCCGGATGCAATCCGGAGCAGAATTATAAACACAAAGGCTCAAAGAGCTCAAACTAGACCTAGCAAGGACATGAGCTAAGACAACACGGTGCCGACGAACATGCATGAATGACACAGACGACAGAGCATCACAAATCGCCTTGATGTCAGAGATAATTGATCCCACCATGGACCGGTCTCGGACTGAAGATTTCAACCTTTGAATCACCGAAAGACAGTTAGAGTGGAAGATCACATGCTGAAAATCCTCCCGGCGAGCCAGTAGAGCAGCCCGTCGCAGGGCCAAAGCCTCGGCCAGCTCCGGAGAAGAGACGCCAGGAAGAGGTTCAGAAGCCGCTGCCACAACCTGGCCCGAAAAGTCCTGCACCACAACTCCAACTGACGACGAGCCCCGCACCAAGTCCACCGCCGCATCAGAAGAAAGAAGAAGCGTGCCAC
Proteins encoded in this window:
- the LOC123091467 gene encoding uncharacterized protein — protein: MPVPSTAASAASLWSRQSSSALWGWRCARRAAAQATAGAAPENILGTVRVSCPHAAHGCGAMLAYYDLHQHRMTCANAPCARCPLGTCCFVGPMAELLDHFITLHELPLTAEDRAGKSFGIDLLDGFNVVSTTVRDGADQHLLLLNVVRQPFGRGIAAVCVRPPPAATASSSSSSAAAASKTVVLELRYSVNRHYQESAFDVPFADLADGFLEDDESAQFIVPKSVHPDDQATMLLMAFISIK